The proteins below come from a single Pseudomonas chlororaphis genomic window:
- a CDS encoding histidine kinase, giving the protein MKTVAQLLRIKDEKNQQVHTISPDDMVLQALMRMAEKNVGALLVVKNGEVLGIISERDYARKMVLHGRSSVGTKVSDIMVSPVITIDPHQNVETCLSIMTEKHLRHLPVVDDGKLVGLLSIGDLVKEAIAEQADLIRQLEQYIRGE; this is encoded by the coding sequence ATGAAAACCGTCGCGCAATTGCTCCGGATAAAAGATGAGAAGAACCAGCAAGTGCACACCATCTCACCGGACGACATGGTATTGCAGGCCCTGATGCGCATGGCCGAGAAGAACGTCGGCGCCTTGCTGGTGGTGAAGAACGGGGAAGTGCTGGGGATCATCAGCGAACGTGACTACGCGCGCAAAATGGTCCTGCACGGGCGCTCGTCGGTGGGGACCAAGGTCAGCGACATCATGGTATCCCCGGTGATCACCATCGACCCGCACCAGAACGTCGAGACCTGCCTGAGCATCATGACTGAAAAGCACCTGCGCCACTTGCCGGTGGTGGACGACGGCAAGCTCGTCGGCCTGCTGTCCATCGGCGACCTGGTCAAGGAAGCCATCGCCGAACAGGCCGACCTGATCCGACAACTGGAGCAGTACATCCGCGGCGAATGA
- a CDS encoding paraquat-inducible protein A: MATSARLIICEHCDAVYEPVVLVRHQKASCVRCHAVIQRYNGLSIEQRLALTLTAAVLWAFTNVYPIMSIRFKGLSNSATLWDSIVALSQGPMTFIALVAAVAIIVAPALQLALLLWVLGYAHANRRAPGFNLCMRSLESLRPWSMLEVCLLGALVAVIKLAGLLDVLPGIGLFTLAALSLLMIRIAGRDVRDLWDSL, encoded by the coding sequence ATGGCCACCTCCGCCCGACTGATCATCTGTGAGCATTGCGATGCGGTGTACGAGCCGGTGGTCCTCGTGCGGCATCAAAAAGCCTCGTGCGTGCGCTGCCACGCGGTCATCCAGCGCTACAACGGCCTGAGCATCGAGCAACGCCTGGCCCTGACCCTCACGGCCGCGGTGCTGTGGGCGTTCACCAATGTCTATCCGATCATGAGCATCCGGTTCAAGGGCCTGAGCAACAGCGCCACGCTGTGGGACTCCATCGTCGCCCTGAGCCAAGGGCCGATGACCTTCATCGCCCTGGTGGCCGCCGTCGCAATCATCGTCGCACCGGCCCTGCAATTGGCGCTGCTGCTCTGGGTACTGGGCTACGCCCACGCCAACCGACGGGCGCCCGGCTTCAACCTGTGCATGCGCAGCCTGGAGAGCCTGCGGCCCTGGAGCATGCTCGAAGTGTGCCTGCTGGGTGCCCTGGTGGCGGTGATCAAGCTTGCCGGCTTGCTGGACGTGCTCCCCGGCATCGGCCTGTTTACGCTGGCGGCCTTGAGCCTGCTGATGATCCGCATTGCCGGGCGCGATGTCCGCGACCTGTGGGACAGCCTGTGA
- a CDS encoding paraquat-inducible protein A — translation MNGLPSADPPKADDLNLCLCHGCGLACDMSDEPQACPRCDADLHRRKPNPITRTWAYMLAALVFYIPANLLPVMNTQMLGDGADSTIISGVIEFWQGGAWDIALIIFIASIAVPGIKFVVLTLLLVTVQRRSTWAQVQRAKLYRLVEVIGYWSMLDVLVVALVAALVKFQALSDIEPRPGILFFGLVVLFTMLSAMSFDPRLIWDTQPCEEALDENASH, via the coding sequence GTGAACGGCCTGCCGTCAGCCGACCCGCCCAAGGCCGACGACCTGAACCTGTGCCTGTGCCACGGCTGCGGCCTGGCCTGCGACATGAGCGACGAACCCCAGGCCTGCCCACGCTGCGACGCCGACCTGCATCGCCGCAAACCCAACCCCATCACCCGCACCTGGGCCTACATGCTGGCCGCGCTGGTGTTCTATATCCCGGCCAACCTGCTGCCGGTCATGAATACCCAGATGCTCGGCGACGGTGCCGACAGCACCATCATCAGCGGCGTCATCGAGTTCTGGCAAGGCGGCGCCTGGGACATCGCCCTGATCATTTTCATCGCCAGCATCGCGGTGCCGGGCATCAAGTTTGTCGTGCTGACCTTGCTGCTGGTCACCGTCCAGCGCCGCAGCACCTGGGCTCAGGTCCAGCGGGCCAAGCTCTACCGGCTGGTGGAGGTGATCGGCTACTGGTCGATGCTCGATGTGTTGGTGGTGGCCCTGGTGGCCGCGCTGGTCAAGTTCCAGGCCCTGAGCGACATCGAGCCGCGCCCGGGCATTCTGTTTTTCGGCCTGGTGGTGCTGTTCACCATGTTGTCGGCCATGAGTTTCGACCCCCGGCTGATCTGGGACACCCAACCCTGCGAGGAGGCGCTGGATGAAAACGCAAGCCACTGA
- a CDS encoding mammalian cell entry protein, which translates to MKTQATDGQRPGPGRANVTTRRWTVSLVWIVPIIAVLVGLSLVVHDWLQEGPTITITFKTGQGLTANKTEVKYRNVVIGQVTDVQLSNDQKNVTATVKLAKNADTFTHEDSVFWVVRPRIGAGGISGIDTLLSGDFIGADAGQSKVRAKSFTGLEAPPPITYGEPGKRFTLHSQDLGSLDIGSPVYLRKIPVGQVVSYALDAEGKGVDIDVFVNAPNDAYVTENTRFWNVSGVDVNVGANGFAVKTESLSALLLGGIAFRAPDYNPNDSPASADKTFELFADQQSALAPPNGKAQYLALRFDQALRGLRVDAPVEFLGVEVGRVVAINLDFDEKQRSFPVNVGVVIYPQRLGKAHEKLLKALNHNPDDEAAGARLIGSFVERGLRAQARSGNLLTGQLYIALDFYPKAEKVAFDPNARPVRIPTIPGSLQQLQEQLHSMVERINKLPLESIASNLDGNLVELRKGLKQINGKTLPGVQSTLQDVSKTLQSANSTLAEDSPQREQLTETLDDLGRMSRSLRELSDYLSRHPESLLRGRPKDAPAQNLTLPPNE; encoded by the coding sequence ATGAAAACGCAAGCCACTGACGGGCAACGGCCCGGGCCAGGACGCGCCAACGTCACCACCCGCCGCTGGACCGTTTCGCTGGTGTGGATCGTGCCGATCATCGCGGTGCTGGTGGGGCTGTCCCTGGTGGTCCACGACTGGCTGCAGGAAGGCCCGACCATCACCATCACCTTCAAGACCGGCCAGGGCCTGACCGCCAACAAGACCGAGGTGAAATATCGCAATGTGGTCATCGGCCAGGTCACCGACGTGCAATTGAGCAACGACCAGAAAAACGTCACCGCCACGGTCAAACTGGCCAAGAACGCCGACACTTTCACCCACGAAGACTCCGTGTTCTGGGTGGTTCGGCCGCGCATCGGCGCCGGCGGGATCTCGGGGATCGACACCTTGCTGTCCGGTGACTTCATCGGCGCCGACGCCGGCCAGTCGAAGGTGCGCGCCAAGTCCTTCACCGGCCTGGAAGCCCCGCCGCCGATCACCTACGGCGAACCGGGCAAGCGCTTCACCCTGCACTCCCAGGACCTCGGCTCGCTGGACATCGGCTCGCCGGTGTACCTGCGCAAGATCCCGGTGGGCCAGGTCGTGTCCTACGCACTGGACGCCGAGGGCAAGGGCGTCGACATCGATGTGTTCGTCAACGCGCCCAACGACGCCTACGTCACCGAAAACACCCGGTTCTGGAACGTCAGCGGCGTGGACGTCAACGTCGGCGCCAACGGTTTCGCGGTCAAGACCGAATCCCTCTCGGCCCTGCTGCTGGGCGGCATCGCCTTCCGGGCCCCGGATTACAACCCCAACGACAGCCCGGCCAGCGCGGACAAGACCTTCGAACTGTTCGCCGACCAGCAGAGCGCACTCGCGCCGCCCAACGGCAAGGCGCAATACCTGGCGTTGCGCTTCGATCAGGCGCTGCGCGGCTTACGGGTCGATGCGCCGGTGGAATTCCTCGGTGTGGAGGTCGGCCGGGTGGTGGCGATCAACCTGGATTTCGACGAGAAACAACGCAGCTTTCCGGTCAACGTCGGTGTGGTGATCTACCCGCAACGCCTGGGCAAGGCCCATGAGAAACTGCTCAAGGCCCTCAATCATAACCCCGACGACGAAGCCGCTGGCGCACGCCTGATCGGCAGTTTCGTCGAGCGCGGGCTGCGCGCCCAGGCCCGCAGCGGCAACCTGCTGACCGGGCAGTTGTACATCGCACTGGACTTCTACCCCAAGGCGGAAAAAGTCGCCTTTGACCCCAATGCCCGGCCGGTCCGTATCCCGACCATTCCGGGCAGCCTGCAGCAACTGCAGGAACAGCTCCATTCAATGGTGGAACGGATCAACAAGCTGCCGCTGGAGAGCATCGCCAGCAACCTGGACGGCAACCTGGTGGAACTGCGCAAGGGCCTGAAACAGATCAACGGCAAGACCCTGCCCGGCGTGCAAAGCACCTTGCAGGACGTGAGCAAGACCCTGCAATCGGCCAACTCGACCCTCGCCGAGGATTCACCCCAGCGCGAACAACTGACCGAGACCCTCGACGACCTGGGCCGCATGTCGCGCTCGCTACGCGAGTTGTCCGACTACCTGAGCCGCCATCCCGAATCGCTGCTGCGTGGACGTCCCAAGGATGCTCCGGCGCAGAACCTCACGTTGCCGCCAAACGAATGA
- a CDS encoding glutathione S-transferase — MYQLFGHRQSGSAAVEIALEWCGVPFRRIDAYSTEDSEATRELKTLNPQVQVPTLQLPDGSVLTEAAAILIHLGLSFPASKLLPDDPLERPQTLRGLVYVAANCYTPIGIIDFPQRWLDGGDGACAESLVRGTQQRLYRNWALFADQFAARPFFGGAEPGALDVLAAVITRWSGTREAMLSARPEFHGLLARIDRHPRVAPVLSLHWAE; from the coding sequence ATGTATCAGTTGTTTGGTCATCGCCAGTCCGGGTCGGCGGCGGTGGAGATCGCGCTGGAGTGGTGCGGCGTGCCGTTTCGCCGGATCGATGCCTATTCGACCGAGGACAGCGAGGCAACGCGCGAGCTCAAGACATTGAACCCACAAGTCCAAGTGCCCACCCTGCAATTACCGGATGGCTCGGTGCTGACCGAGGCGGCCGCGATCCTGATTCACCTCGGGCTGAGCTTTCCCGCGTCGAAGCTGCTGCCTGACGATCCCCTCGAACGCCCGCAAACCCTGCGCGGCCTGGTCTATGTCGCCGCCAATTGCTACACGCCCATCGGCATCATCGATTTTCCACAGCGCTGGCTGGACGGTGGTGATGGCGCCTGCGCCGAGTCATTGGTCCGAGGTACCCAGCAACGGCTGTATCGCAACTGGGCCTTGTTTGCCGACCAGTTCGCGGCCAGGCCTTTTTTCGGCGGTGCCGAACCGGGAGCCCTGGATGTCCTGGCCGCGGTGATCACTCGCTGGAGCGGCACGCGGGAAGCGATGCTGAGTGCTCGTCCCGAGTTCCACGGCTTGCTGGCGCGCATCGACCGCCATCCACGGGTGGCGCCCGTGTTGTCGCTGCACTGGGCCGAGTGA
- a CDS encoding phage infection protein: MKRQIILSLAFSVLAANVFAATAQPVVAEGGSDRLIEKRVAEGGADRLLERRVAEGGSDRLLERRVAEGGADRLLERRVAEGGADRLLERRVAEGGADRLLERRVAEGGSDRLLERRVAEGGSDRLIENRA; this comes from the coding sequence ATGAAACGCCAAATCATCCTCAGCCTTGCTTTCTCGGTCCTGGCCGCCAACGTATTCGCCGCCACCGCCCAACCTGTTGTCGCCGAAGGCGGCTCCGATCGCCTGATCGAAAAACGCGTTGCCGAAGGCGGTGCCGATCGCCTGCTGGAACGCCGCGTCGCCGAGGGTGGTTCCGATCGCCTGCTGGAACGCCGCGTTGCCGAAGGCGGTGCCGATCGCCTGCTGGAACGCCGTGTCGCCGAAGGTGGCGCCGATCGCCTGCTGGAACGCCGCGTCGCCGAAGGTGGTGCTGATCGCCTGCTGGAACGCCGCGTCGCCGAAGGTGGTTCCGATCGCCTGCTGGAACGCCGTGTCGCCGAAGGTGGTTCCGATCGCCTGATCGAGAACCGCGCATGA
- a CDS encoding lipoprotein, with product MQLSRWMISLVALLALAGCGSRQAQEPERQPDEVKRQIVRLLPSKTADREGWANDIYVAFSAQQISTTTQNICAVLAVTEQESTFQADPSVPGLGKIAREEIDRRAAKMHIPRLLISGALELRSPNGKSYADRLNAVRSEKALSEIFDDFIGMVPLGKTLFDGFNPVHTGGPMQVSIAFAQANARNYPYTVDGSIRREVFSRRGGLYFGIAHLLGYPVSYTEPLYRFADFNAGWYASRNAAFQHAVSRASGISLALDGDLILHDAIMPGSTELAVRTLGKSLGMRNPTIRDQLELGDSLAFEDSKLYKRVFELAESAEGKPLPRAVLPGIVLKSPKITRTLTTAWFAKRVDERYQRCMARASGR from the coding sequence ATGCAACTCAGTCGATGGATGATCAGCCTTGTCGCATTACTGGCCCTGGCCGGTTGCGGCAGTCGCCAAGCCCAGGAGCCTGAACGCCAACCGGACGAGGTCAAACGGCAGATCGTGCGGTTGCTGCCGTCAAAGACCGCGGATCGCGAAGGGTGGGCCAATGACATCTATGTGGCCTTCTCGGCCCAGCAGATCTCGACCACGACGCAGAATATCTGTGCAGTCCTGGCGGTGACCGAGCAGGAATCAACCTTCCAGGCCGACCCCAGCGTGCCGGGGCTGGGCAAGATCGCCCGGGAAGAGATCGATCGCCGCGCAGCGAAGATGCACATTCCCAGGCTGTTGATCAGCGGTGCGCTTGAGCTGCGCTCGCCCAACGGCAAAAGCTACGCCGACCGGCTCAACGCGGTGCGCAGTGAGAAGGCGTTGAGCGAGATCTTCGATGATTTCATCGGCATGGTGCCGCTGGGCAAGACGCTGTTCGACGGCTTCAACCCGGTGCACACCGGTGGGCCGATGCAGGTCAGCATCGCCTTTGCCCAGGCCAATGCCCGCAATTACCCCTACACGGTGGATGGCTCGATTCGTCGCGAAGTGTTCAGCCGTCGCGGCGGCCTGTATTTCGGCATCGCCCATCTGTTGGGCTATCCGGTGAGCTACACCGAGCCGCTGTACCGTTTCGCCGATTTCAATGCCGGGTGGTACGCCAGTCGCAATGCGGCGTTCCAGCATGCGGTGAGTCGGGCGTCGGGCATTTCCCTGGCGCTGGACGGTGATCTGATCCTGCATGACGCCATCATGCCGGGTAGCACGGAGCTGGCGGTACGCACGCTGGGCAAGTCGTTGGGAATGCGCAACCCGACCATTCGCGATCAACTGGAGCTGGGGGACAGCCTGGCGTTCGAGGACAGCAAGCTCTACAAGCGGGTGTTCGAGCTGGCCGAAAGTGCGGAAGGCAAGCCGTTGCCGCGGGCGGTGTTGCCGGGGATCGTGCTCAAGAGCCCGAAGATCACACGCACGTTGACGACGGCGTGGTTTGCCAAGCGGGTGGATGAGCGTTATCAGCGGTGTATGGCGCGGGCGTCGGGGCGGTAG
- a CDS encoding delta-aminolevulinic acid dehydratase, whose translation MSSQFPEARPRRLRRNASLRSLFQETEFTLNDLVLPIFVEEEIDDFVPIKSMPGVVRIPESKLASEIERYARAGIKAVMTFGVSHHLDGDGSDTWSERGLVSRMAGICKDAVPEMIVMSDTCFCEYTDHGHCGVLHGHEVDNDRTLVNLGKQAVAAARAGADVIAPSAAMDGQVQAIRRALDEAGFSQTAIMAYSTKFASALYGPFREAGGSALKGDRKSYQMNPMNRREALRESLLDEQEGADALMVKPAGAYLDIIRDIRQASNLPLSAYQVSGEYAMIKFAAQAGAIDEARVVRESLGAIKRAGADLIFTYFAMDLASSGI comes from the coding sequence ATGTCCAGCCAGTTCCCCGAAGCACGTCCACGCCGTCTGCGTCGCAATGCCAGCTTGCGCAGCCTGTTCCAGGAAACCGAGTTCACCCTGAACGACCTGGTGCTGCCGATTTTCGTCGAAGAGGAAATTGACGACTTCGTGCCGATCAAGAGCATGCCGGGCGTGGTGCGCATCCCTGAATCGAAACTGGCCAGCGAGATCGAACGCTACGCCCGGGCCGGCATCAAGGCCGTGATGACCTTTGGCGTCTCCCACCACCTGGACGGCGACGGCAGCGATACCTGGAGCGAGCGTGGCCTGGTGTCGCGCATGGCCGGCATCTGCAAGGACGCCGTGCCGGAAATGATCGTGATGTCCGATACCTGCTTTTGCGAGTACACCGATCATGGCCATTGTGGCGTCCTGCACGGGCACGAAGTGGACAATGACCGGACCTTGGTCAACCTGGGCAAGCAGGCCGTGGCAGCGGCCCGCGCCGGCGCCGATGTGATCGCCCCGTCGGCGGCCATGGACGGCCAGGTCCAGGCCATCCGCAGGGCCCTGGACGAAGCCGGTTTCAGCCAGACGGCGATCATGGCTTACTCGACCAAATTCGCCTCGGCGCTGTATGGGCCGTTCCGCGAAGCCGGCGGCAGCGCCTTGAAGGGCGACCGCAAGAGCTACCAGATGAACCCGATGAACCGCCGCGAAGCCCTGCGCGAATCGCTGCTCGATGAGCAGGAAGGGGCCGATGCGTTGATGGTCAAGCCGGCCGGTGCCTACCTGGACATCATCCGCGACATCCGCCAGGCGTCGAACCTGCCGCTGTCGGCTTATCAGGTCAGTGGCGAATACGCGATGATCAAGTTCGCCGCCCAGGCCGGCGCCATCGACGAAGCCCGGGTGGTCCGTGAAAGCCTGGGGGCGATCAAGCGAGCAGGGGCCGACCTGATCTTCACCTATTTTGCGATGGACCTGGCGTCAAGCGGGATCTGA
- a CDS encoding glutathione S-transferase: MADLNPFPITRKWPAQYPEWIQLYSLPTPNGVKVSIMLEEIGLPYEPHKVDFGSNDQLSPEFLSLNPNNKIPAILDPHGPGDKPLALFESGAILIYLADKSGQLLAQDSAARYETIQWLMFQMGGIGPMFGQLGFFNKFAGKDYEDKRPRDRYVEESKRLLKVLDGRLQGRDWIMGERYTIADIATFPWVRNLIGFYEAGDLVGIQHFPNVTRVLERFLARPAVVRGLKIPE; encoded by the coding sequence ATGGCTGACCTGAATCCATTTCCCATCACCCGCAAATGGCCCGCTCAATACCCTGAGTGGATCCAGCTCTATTCGCTGCCGACCCCCAACGGCGTGAAAGTCTCGATCATGCTCGAAGAGATCGGCCTGCCGTACGAGCCTCATAAAGTGGACTTCGGCAGCAATGATCAGTTATCCCCCGAGTTCCTGTCCCTGAACCCCAACAACAAGATTCCGGCGATTCTCGACCCCCACGGGCCGGGGGATAAGCCGCTGGCGCTGTTCGAGTCGGGGGCGATCCTGATCTACCTGGCGGACAAGAGCGGCCAGTTGCTGGCCCAGGACTCGGCGGCGCGCTACGAGACGATCCAGTGGCTGATGTTCCAGATGGGCGGGATCGGGCCGATGTTCGGGCAGCTGGGGTTCTTCAACAAGTTCGCCGGCAAGGACTACGAGGACAAGCGCCCCCGTGACCGTTACGTCGAGGAAAGCAAACGCCTGCTCAAAGTGCTCGACGGGCGCCTGCAAGGACGCGACTGGATCATGGGCGAGCGCTACACCATCGCCGACATCGCGACCTTTCCATGGGTGCGCAACCTGATCGGCTTCTACGAGGCCGGTGACCTGGTGGGCATCCAGCACTTTCCCAACGTGACGCGGGTATTGGAGCGCTTCCTGGCGCGACCGGCGGTGGTTCGTGGGCTGAAGATTCCGGAATGA
- a CDS encoding GTP-binding protein, with amino-acid sequence MMNPLNFAKRLQHRSWLLLPTLLVVCGLALSLESSVSRAQPVDGVQTLVFLRHAEKPAGGLGQLNCQGLNRAIDLATLLPEKFGKADYVFAANPTRNVEEGELDNSYSYIRPLMTISPSAIKLGLPVNINYSANDTSDLADELLHDKYHNATIYTAWSHGYLPELINKVAGEAVGKKQTITEDWESGDFDSLYVLTLTWHNGKASLSSRTYKQGLDNGQETCPT; translated from the coding sequence ATGATGAACCCACTGAATTTCGCCAAGCGCCTGCAGCACCGTTCGTGGCTGCTGCTGCCGACCTTACTGGTGGTCTGCGGCCTGGCGCTGTCGCTGGAGTCCAGCGTCAGTCGCGCCCAGCCAGTCGACGGTGTCCAGACCCTGGTGTTCCTGCGCCATGCCGAAAAACCGGCCGGCGGCCTGGGCCAACTCAATTGCCAGGGCCTCAACCGGGCCATCGACCTGGCCACCCTGCTGCCGGAAAAATTCGGCAAGGCCGACTATGTGTTCGCGGCCAACCCGACCCGCAACGTCGAAGAGGGCGAACTGGATAACTCCTACAGCTACATTCGCCCGCTGATGACCATCAGCCCCAGCGCCATCAAGCTCGGGCTGCCGGTGAACATCAATTATTCGGCCAACGACACCAGTGACCTGGCGGATGAGTTGCTGCACGACAAGTACCACAACGCCACCATCTACACCGCCTGGTCCCATGGCTACCTGCCGGAGCTGATCAACAAGGTCGCCGGCGAGGCCGTCGGCAAGAAGCAGACCATTACCGAAGACTGGGAATCCGGGGATTTCGATTCGTTGTATGTGCTGACCCTGACCTGGCACAACGGCAAGGCCAGCCTCTCCAGCCGGACCTACAAGCAAGGCCTGGATAACGGCCAGGAAACCTGCCCGACCTGA
- a CDS encoding membrane protein, with product MSSSSAAAHRGWSFWCKPALFLLVACVGLYYVKWSPYYLKAFVAADNHSIGGSILNDAQTAPLTAALAYAQVYFLAIWKAAVLAVILGSLLQVLIPRDWLLRLFGRAGFASTLRGGLFALPGMMCSCCAAPVAAGLRRQNVSVGAALAFWIGNPVLNPATLVFMGFVLGWGFTALRLVAGIVLVFGVSMVAQRIARPEALPEAAVEAVAEASTVDAQPFLIRWGRTLWQLFWSTIPIYVLAVLVLGAARVWLFPHVDGAMADSLVWLVPLAIVGTLFVIPTAAEIPIVQTMMTLGMGTGPAVALLMTLPSISLPSLLMLRKDFDARVLVTVALLTMVVGIVCGLIGAVVL from the coding sequence ATGTCTTCATCCTCTGCCGCTGCTCACCGGGGCTGGTCGTTCTGGTGCAAGCCTGCCCTATTCCTGCTGGTGGCCTGCGTCGGCCTCTATTACGTCAAGTGGTCGCCCTACTACCTCAAGGCCTTTGTCGCCGCCGACAACCACAGCATCGGCGGCTCGATCCTCAATGATGCCCAGACCGCGCCGCTGACAGCGGCCCTGGCCTACGCCCAGGTGTACTTCCTGGCCATCTGGAAGGCGGCGGTGCTGGCGGTGATCCTCGGCTCCCTGCTGCAAGTGTTGATCCCCCGTGACTGGTTGCTGCGCCTGTTCGGCCGGGCCGGCTTTGCCTCGACCTTGCGCGGTGGGCTGTTCGCGCTGCCCGGCATGATGTGCTCGTGCTGCGCCGCGCCAGTGGCGGCCGGCCTGCGTCGGCAGAACGTTTCGGTGGGCGCGGCACTGGCCTTCTGGATCGGCAACCCGGTCCTCAACCCGGCGACGCTGGTGTTCATGGGCTTCGTGCTGGGCTGGGGTTTCACCGCCCTGCGTCTGGTGGCCGGTATCGTGCTGGTGTTCGGCGTGTCGATGGTAGCCCAGCGCATTGCCCGCCCCGAGGCCCTGCCCGAAGCCGCCGTGGAAGCGGTGGCCGAAGCCAGCACGGTGGATGCGCAGCCGTTCCTGATCCGTTGGGGCCGGACCTTGTGGCAGTTGTTCTGGAGCACCATCCCGATCTACGTGCTGGCAGTGCTGGTGCTGGGCGCGGCGCGGGTCTGGCTGTTCCCCCACGTCGACGGCGCCATGGCCGACAGCCTGGTGTGGCTGGTACCGCTGGCCATTGTCGGCACGCTGTTCGTGATTCCTACCGCGGCGGAAATCCCGATCGTGCAGACCATGATGACCCTCGGCATGGGCACCGGCCCCGCCGTCGCGTTGCTGATGACCCTGCCGAGCATCAGCCTGCCGTCGCTGTTGATGCTGCGCAAGGACTTCGATGCCCGCGTGCTGGTGACCGTGGCGCTGCTGACCATGGTGGTGGGGATTGTTTGCGGGTTGATTGGGGCGGTGGTGCTCTAG
- a CDS encoding tRNA 2-selenouridine synthase (catalyzes the selenophosphate-dependent transfer of selenium from selenophosphate for conversion of 2-thiouridine to 2-selenouridine at the wobble position in tRNA), whose amino-acid sequence MADDITDYRDIFLNDRPMMDTRAPIEFIKGAFPGVVNLPLMTDSERQRVGTCYKQQGQQAAIVLGHQLVSGQTKAQRIQAWAEFAHTHREGLLYCFRGGLRSQIVQQWLKDEAGIEYPRVAGGYKAMRTFLLETVEQAVSQCDLVLLGGMTGTGKTDVLAQLENSLDLEGHANHRGSSFGKRATGQPSNIDFENRLAVDVLKKRAAGIEHFVLEDENRMIGSCALPLSLFQRMQQVPMVWLQDSVERRVERILRDYIVNLCAEFVAVQGEQGFSAFAERLLASLGNIQKRLGGDRHRRLMGILEAALAEQARSGAVDLHRDWIEGLLREYYDPMYVYQREKKGLRIEFAGDQPAVLEYLRERAASVGQPQP is encoded by the coding sequence ATGGCCGATGACATCACCGATTACCGCGACATCTTCCTCAACGACCGGCCCATGATGGACACCCGGGCGCCCATCGAATTTATCAAGGGGGCCTTCCCCGGCGTGGTCAACTTGCCGCTGATGACCGACAGCGAGCGGCAACGCGTCGGTACTTGCTACAAGCAGCAAGGGCAGCAGGCGGCGATCGTGCTGGGTCATCAGCTGGTGTCCGGCCAGACCAAGGCACAACGCATCCAGGCCTGGGCCGAGTTTGCCCACACGCATCGCGAGGGTCTTCTGTACTGCTTTCGCGGCGGCTTGCGTTCGCAGATCGTCCAGCAGTGGCTCAAGGACGAAGCGGGCATCGAGTACCCCAGGGTGGCCGGCGGCTACAAGGCCATGCGCACGTTCCTGCTGGAGACGGTCGAGCAGGCGGTCAGCCAGTGCGACCTGGTGTTGCTGGGGGGCATGACCGGCACCGGCAAGACCGACGTGCTGGCCCAGCTGGAAAACAGCCTTGACCTGGAAGGCCATGCCAACCATCGCGGTTCGAGTTTCGGCAAGCGCGCCACTGGGCAGCCGTCCAACATCGATTTCGAGAACCGCCTGGCGGTGGACGTGTTGAAAAAGCGCGCGGCGGGCATCGAGCACTTCGTGCTGGAAGATGAGAACCGCATGATCGGCAGTTGCGCCTTGCCCCTGTCATTGTTCCAGCGCATGCAGCAGGTGCCGATGGTCTGGTTGCAAGACAGCGTTGAGCGGCGGGTCGAGCGGATCCTGCGGGACTACATCGTCAACCTGTGCGCCGAGTTCGTCGCGGTCCAGGGCGAACAGGGGTTCTCAGCGTTTGCCGAGCGGCTGCTGGCGAGCCTGGGCAACATCCAGAAGCGCCTGGGGGGCGACCGTCACCGGCGCTTGATGGGCATCCTGGAAGCTGCCCTGGCGGAGCAGGCTCGCAGCGGCGCGGTCGACCTGCATCGGGATTGGATCGAAGGCCTGCTGCGTGAGTACTACGACCCGATGTACGTGTACCAGCGGGAAAAGAAGGGCCTGCGCATCGAGTTTGCGGGTGATCAGCCGGCGGTGCTGGAGTATTTGCGGGAGCGGGCGGCGAGCGTGGGTCAGCCTCAACCGTGA